A region from the Melioribacter roseus P3M-2 genome encodes:
- a CDS encoding flagellar hook-associated protein FlgL → MRITENILSNKYLYNQEKINNEKIKIQNQLITNSRIEKLSDDLFGSLEIINIDSQIKKIETYQKNIDYSKEFVKFTINSLDNIVGETQKIISQVVNIDNAVNANFSTVAQSVRASLESIVQNLNSKYNDMYLFGGTNYTTDPWSIDANGKVVTNSADMSGEVKVQISSGIKDSVNVPGSKIEASDLLATINDIIDSLDAGAAPGQALKDRLNAAYKEILSIQSLTGEKYNRLEDIRTILDNQLTDAQEMLSKRKEIDPAELSIDLQYQDYLLQLSYKLASSILPKSILDYM, encoded by the coding sequence ATGAGAATAACCGAAAACATACTGTCGAATAAATATCTCTATAATCAGGAAAAAATTAACAACGAAAAAATTAAGATTCAGAACCAGCTGATTACTAACAGCCGCATAGAAAAATTAAGCGACGATTTGTTCGGCTCTCTGGAAATTATCAATATCGATTCTCAAATTAAAAAAATCGAGACTTATCAAAAGAATATCGATTATTCGAAAGAATTCGTAAAGTTCACAATCAATTCGCTGGATAATATTGTGGGCGAAACTCAGAAAATTATCAGTCAGGTAGTCAACATAGACAATGCGGTAAACGCAAATTTCAGTACGGTTGCGCAATCCGTGCGAGCGTCGCTCGAATCGATAGTACAGAACTTAAATTCAAAATATAACGACATGTATCTGTTCGGAGGCACAAATTACACAACAGACCCATGGTCGATCGACGCTAACGGTAAAGTGGTCACTAATTCCGCCGATATGAGCGGCGAGGTAAAAGTTCAGATTTCAAGCGGGATAAAAGACAGCGTCAATGTGCCGGGCAGTAAAATAGAAGCCAGCGATTTACTCGCCACAATAAACGACATAATCGACTCGCTCGACGCGGGCGCAGCGCCGGGTCAGGCATTAAAGGATAGATTGAATGCCGCATATAAGGAAATTCTCTCAATCCAGTCGTTAACCGGCGAGAAATACAACAGACTGGAAGATATTCGTACGATCCTGGATAATCAGTTGACCGACGCTCAGGAAATGCTTTCCAAAAGGAAAGAAATCGATCCTGCCGAATTATCGATCGACCTGCAATATCAGGATTATTTGTTGCAATTGTCTTATAAATTAGCTTCATCCATATTACCAAAATCAATTCTGGATTATATGTAA
- a CDS encoding motility protein A, whose translation MRKSGAFIGLTLGVFSIFGAFIIEGGSIKALFIVSSLVIVFGGTFAAVIIGFGLDNFSKIFQLIRLAYFPPKYDIKKIVDIFIELSVKARKEGLLAIEKDIAKFPYSFPRKMTKYAIDGIDPESIYSLAQMEIKAMQERHYSNIFLFTKMGGYAPTMGIIGTVMGLIMTLANAGADPNSLIKNIATAFIATLWGVFSANIIWLPIGDRLKNAIWKKNMMEVTLEGVITLLSGEIPSIMKARLVGMLPTSEQYEKISA comes from the coding sequence ATGCGAAAATCGGGAGCATTTATCGGTTTAACGCTGGGAGTTTTTTCGATATTCGGCGCCTTTATAATAGAAGGAGGATCGATAAAGGCGCTTTTTATAGTATCGTCGCTCGTTATAGTTTTCGGCGGCACTTTTGCGGCGGTTATTATCGGTTTCGGACTCGATAATTTCAGCAAAATTTTTCAGTTGATCCGTCTTGCATATTTCCCCCCGAAATACGACATAAAAAAGATTGTCGATATTTTCATTGAGTTGTCGGTTAAAGCCAGAAAGGAAGGACTCCTTGCCATTGAAAAAGATATTGCCAAATTTCCTTACAGCTTTCCGAGGAAGATGACTAAATATGCCATCGACGGAATCGACCCCGAGTCGATTTACTCACTGGCTCAGATGGAAATAAAGGCAATGCAGGAACGACATTACTCGAATATCTTTTTATTCACGAAAATGGGGGGCTATGCTCCCACAATGGGAATTATCGGCACTGTGATGGGCCTTATTATGACACTGGCAAACGCAGGCGCCGACCCGAATTCATTGATAAAGAACATTGCAACCGCGTTTATAGCTACATTATGGGGCGTGTTCAGCGCCAATATAATTTGGTTGCCAATCGGAGACAGACTTAAAAATGCCATTTGGAAGAAAAATATGATGGAAGTAACTCTGGAGGGAGTAATCACACTCCTAAGTGGAGAGATTCCTTCGATAATGAAAGCGCGTCTGGTTGGAATGCTTCCGAC